The DNA region ACATAAAGCAATTCACTCTATTTACAGtaatttttttggttcttttcgTAATGAATTCCGCTTTGCTCTTGGCTATAAAAAATGTATATGATGCAAAACTTGGAACTACTTATCAAGAATCTTTGCCATTTTTATCACCCCATATTCCTTGATGAAGCGTATATCTGAACCTGTTTCTTATGTATAAGCAGAAAGCTACATTCTTCAAACTAGAGGTTGTCATTTACTGTGTAGGCCTGAAGGAGTGACTGCAAAGTAATCTCTGATTGTCTTCCTCAAAGAGGAAGGAGGATTCAGAACAGAAGAAGGGCTTCTCTTTGCAGCTTCTGGGGTTTTCTCAATGTTCTCTTGAGGTTCAAAAACTGCTAAAGGTTTTCTCTTCTTTGATACTGGGGTACTCATTTCAGGGACTGTAATAGGATCAGGCAAGTCTTGATGACATGTCAAGTTTGAGTCACATCCAGCAGTGTCATTCTTGATGCTTGCTGGTTTTTCATCAGATGAAAACAGCTTCCGACGTTGCATACATGAAAGTGCTGTTACTCTCCTTCGAATGGATGATGGAGATCTTGTGTTTGAGTAACAGCTGCTGTGAATGTTCCAAAAGCGTACCTGGCACAGATTCGATAGAATAACACATTAAAATTTTCCTAAAACAAGCAAGGCCAaacttcaaaaaagaaaagaaaaaaaaaagaacaagaatcGCAAAATCTTGCAAGAAAATGTTTGATAGGAAACCTCTTGGCCTTCAAGAATTCCAAAATCTCATTGGTACCTCAAGAAAATTGGCTTTAATACCAAATGCCATAAACTCTGGAGACGATGAGCACtccattttggaaaaatattgtTCTTTGCTTCTTCAGATTTGGcttaaatatttttctaacaaatACCTAATTTGTTACACATACCTCAATTTTATTCTAAACTTTTCTCTATACCCTAATTCGTGAATAAAAAAAGGCATGCATCTTAAGACTAATGTATTAAgttttatgattcatgaaatAAGTAAATTCATGTACTTGGATGAACCTAGTTCATTTATCCAACAGTTCGATCATGGAGACATGCTATATTTCTCAACAACTTACTGTGAAATCATCTGATGAGGTAGCAACTTTGCCTGTTTCTGATGTGCACCTGCAACAGTTGAGTTTTGAAAAGTTAGGTTTAGATTTGATTAGGCACACCAGGGTAGAATCTATAGTATTGAGCAAACTTACCAATCCAGTGCTGTAACTTCTCCATCATGGCCTTTCAACATGATTGGATCTTCAAGAGGCTTGTTTACCTGATTCATTGAGCTGATGAGTTAACACCACATAGAGAAAACTCCAGTGAGAAGCTTCTATAGTTGAAAAACTTACCTGCCATACGTAGGCATTTCCATCACTGGAACCACTGAGAATATGAGCTGCATCAGGACTTATCGCTGACTGCGATTATATCAAAATCAAGGCATTTATCACTTGGTTGCAACTTGCAAGGAATGTATCCACGTCACAAGAAGCAGAAATCGAGAATAGCACTCACCTTGACAAAAAATGATTCTATTTTGCATCCTTTGAAAGTTTTAACAGGTCCTTTGTCTGCCTGAAGTACATTATAGAGGTAGATCCTGAAAGAAACAGCAAAAGCGAGAGAAAAGTATCAGACATTGTGCATAGTAAAGGAAATTTCTATAGGTTTTCGTATATGGTGAAACTAGTGACATTGTTTTTCTTGAGAATGCGTTGGCCACACATAATCTAGAAATCCCTGAGTTTTCAACCAGCATTACAATGCAGGGTATGTTATACtgtagaaaaagaaaacataaaccAGGCTGAAATACGTTCATCAAAGAGTTGGAATACCTGCTGTCCATGCATGATGCAGAAAGAAAAGCTCCATTTAAGTCTTGAGACAAACTAGATACTCCGTGATATCGTTGTGCCTGAAAACAAGAGAGAAAATTGGTATCACATGAGGGATTTCTGAATATTCAACAAATTGGACCCTCTGAATTACAACCCAGCCTCCAAACTCAACATCACTAGCCACATGGTGGCAGCCAGGTACATCTTAAGCAAGATTGGACATTGTTGTATGTTTTTGAGAGACACTGAAGACACTAAGGAATTGAGTACTCTAGAATACACACATCTGAAATGGAACATTTATTATTACCTTCTGAGCTGACACATCAGGATGAGGGCATGCCTGAATAACAGGACATTTGAGATTCCTTGTATCCCAGAACTTTATGACGCTGAAATTTATGGAGAAAAGGAGTGAGTATTGCATAATCTCACAATGAAATCCCTGCCTGAGTTACATGCTTATTTGAATAGCATGGCAAGTTTTCTCAATCACCTGTCAACTGCTCCGGCACTAGCTATAGAAACCTCATCTTTAAGGTAAAGAATAGATGTAATGCTCACAGCGGAAGCCTGAAATAGTTGTGCCCAGTAAGGATAAGATTGGTTGTATCGGAATATTGAGAGCTGAATCTTTTAAAGTAATGATTATAGGACTAACCTTTCCACGTCTAGTCCGCCTCTGACAAGGAGAAATGTGAGCCTCATGTACACTGGCAATTGACCTAAACAGAGAAGACAAGTTCTTCAAAGGGTCATATGTGATAAACTCTAATTCTTTGTTTTTACTGATGATAAAAGAAAATAGTTGTCCCAGTTTATTATAACATTTGAATCACCATTCTATCCTCATGTGACAGTAACACTGTACTTACGGTATGCAAAGGTTTTCACTGCTACTGTCAGAGCACCTTAAGTCCCAAAGTGCAAAAGAGCCATCTCTAGAACCAGAAACAATAATATCTGTATCAAACGAAAAaatataatcacatcaaaatgaGGCACATCATGTCTTTTTTTCTAAAGAAACTATAGGAGAAAAACAACTGCTCcagaaagaaaaatagaagaccTCAAACCTACCATGATTTGTAGGATGAGGGCAAATGGATTTTACACTCCCAGTGTGACCCATTAGTGATCTCACACATTGCTTTCCTTGTGCATCCCATACCTTTATCTGCTCGAGTTCAGCATGACATTTGTTAATAATGCAAAAGAGAGGTTATCGCGTAACTAATTTTAAAATCTGTTGATAACATGGCTTTGTCCTTTGAGTGCATGGACGGTTTGAGAGAGACAAATAAAACTAATTAGCTACTACAAAACAGAAGTAAAATATATAACTCACACTTTGATCACCTGAAGCTGTTAAGATATTGGTGTCTTCCTGcaaagaaaatcaaacaaatcTCATCTTTAATAAGAGCAGGTGTTTCCAAAagatttgaggaaaaaaaatagtaaacaGAAACTAAAAATGTCAAAAACTTATTTAACACATTTCACCCCATAAATAGGTTCCCACAGCTTCCTCTTTGTTGAGTTGTGTGAACCACCTTATCTAAAAGATTAAATTGTTAGAAATGGAACACCTTTATTTACTCAAGATAATCTTAACACTCAACAGGCCCCTTATGTGTTACTGGATTATTTTCCTTGAGCCAAATAGTGAAAATTCTTTACTGACGGTTAATGATAAAACTCCAATTATGAACTTTTGCCCGCATAACAATATTAGAAAGAGGACCTATTATACAATTCTAGTGGTCTTCAACACTTATTATGTTGTCAAACGAGCTTATTGCCTTTTTAACCAAAGTAATATCTTCAGTTAtgttttttctggaaaaaaaaaaaaaaaacttaagaagGTCAATTTGATAGCAATTCCAGAAAGGTAATTTTGCATAAAACACATACACCAGTCTTGTGACTATATTACTGCTATACTCATGCACAAAAATAACATGTGTAGATGTTTTGGTTCTTAGTTTGAACATTAAAATATTTCCCCATTAGATATTTCCTATGCAAAAGCCCCTCATAATGGACCTCCAAGAAATAGATGCCTCAAAATTTCATCTCCTAGCCTGATCTATTTGGTCTATTCAGTAACATAAATTTCATTTACGCGCGATATTGGATACACACAGAACAACCTTTGgttaatgaaatagcttctgaaGTCTAGGGAGCTGAAATGTACCTTGATCCAACATACATCAAATATGGCATTATCATGAGCAACCCACTCTGATATCTTAGCTTTTTCTATAAATTGCAAAATTCTCGTCAGAAAACCTCAATAAAAGATACCTTGAAATGCTAAATTGAGAGTATCTTAACTATAAAGTTGATATTTTACCTGCATTTTGCAAGTGAgtggaagaagaaggaaattgCACCCGAGTGTTAAACAAGCTAAGGTAACCACCCTCATCAGTCACAGCAACAATATGTGAGTTTTTACTTGTctgcaaaaaaaacaaaaaaaaaaaagccaagtTCAGACAAAAGAATTAGGTAAAATTACGGCCCAATGCCTTTGGGTGATCgaatttacaaaatatgaccaaatgtaTAGGTGTTttatatctatacatataatatacatacttatacatataatatacataatcagcgtataggttttgtatatttcaGTAAATAAGTTTGGCGGAACTGTACATATTGGTAACTTTTCAGAAAATTCACCCTATCTACACATAATGAGAGATAAAGATGATCCAACCTTGCAGAAAGATAGGGCCATAGGAGGTGGCGTGAATCCGTTGTGGTCAACTGCTACAGCTCCAATTTGGTTGAAATCACACGATTCATTACTGATATAGGGTCGTCTtttaactggaaaaaaaaaatcatcagaTTAACCAAAATAAGCaaggagtaataaaaaaaagtagTGTTAATCGAGAAGCGTTTTGGGACAAACCTCTGTATCCATTAAGCTCTCTTGATTTGATATCTTGGAAAAACGACTGATGCTTGAAACCATCCATTAATTTACAGCAAATTCCCTAATCTGTTTTCGATGAGGAGAAAACCTAGAAAAAAATGGTACTCGATAGGCTCTTTAAATTAAAATTCTAGATCCGCTTCTAGCTCGCGTGTAAACGAGAGTAGTTGTTCGTGTTGTCAAGAGATGAAATGAAAGCGGCTTTGAAGAGAAGTTTACTAATGTTGGATTTGGCGCGAGCTAGTTGTTCAACAAGGCGGGAAAGTATATTTGAACTTTTTAGCTGCTTTTGGCggtttctattattttttcttttaaacaaaaaaaaaaaaaaaaaggtgacacTGGTTTGGGTTCCAGTGATGAAATCATGAACGGCCCATGTAAAATGGGTATATATTCATTTTGGCTCTTTGAAATAGGTCTATTTACATATTTGACTACTCAGCTAAATATAATTACAGCGGTTAgcaaatacacaaaaatatactttatgtatgtatgtataaaatatgtatattttggtatattacaATTATATACAAAGAATATATATTTGTTGGCTATTATTTTGATGGACGGTTATACAATATAAAATTCTCTTAAAAGGATAATATCACTCCTTTGAAATAAGAGTAATGACAGATTAATCCCTtcgatggaaaaaaaaaatgtgtgggTCAACATATTAGACTTACTTAACCAGTGATGATGAATAAAGTAGAAACAAAACAAGCTTAAATGGAAGGTTTAATATATTTTAACCTACATTTCTGACTTAGTATTATTTTTTGGGGTTTacataattcaaaaaaattgattgatatGTATGTGCATATTTTGATCAGATAAGTTAAAATTATTGTTGCGGGAAGGTATCccaatatatgatatattaacaaaataaagCTTCAGATAGCATATTGCATTGATGTGGACTACTAATGAGTTGTCTTGCATTGGTAGATGActgatggaaaaaaaatattcattttaaaacatgaaggtaagaattcatgaTTTGACGATCACCGTCATTTCTTGTCAATGAATCATGAgttcaaaagaaataaagatgTGTTTATGAAAATTCGAACTAATAATGATTCGTTGCCACCAACATTAATTGTCGGGAGAAGAAATTTGGGAGAGGATTAGGGATCTGACTATATAACATAATCACCACTGTCTAGAATAGCTGATTATGAAAAGTGATCATAATTGAACCAAACAAATCGTATTATGAGAGTTGACTTAAACTAATCATATTATGAGAGTTGACTTATCGAAAGCATGATCTTGATGCCATGCATATTAAAAAGAGTTTATTTTTTGTTAGATGTGATTTAATAAAAAACACTCCATTGTTCTCAATTCCCACCTCCATATATCTTGTTTGTATCGTGATAAAGTATGTATGTAGTGTAAATCAATTAGGATTTGGAATTATGCCATCACCCAATCCTGAAAGCACCTCCTGAATCTCAAATCCCAAAACATTTCTCCATTTCGTAAACTTTTAATCATCTCCTTTTGGCATGAGATTCCAAAGATGCTTGGAAAAGCAATGCTCAATGTGTTATCCCCACACCACACATCTGCTCTAAACCCTTCCCGTCCCTTCGTAATATTTTTCCACAAATCAAATCCATAAGGCAAATTGATCTGCTATTATCTTCTTCAAAGAAGCATGTTCCCGAATCTCAAATTTCCAAAAGGAATAAGGCTTCATTGAATTCCTTTAGGTCTTTAACCCCCAAGACTATGCCAATACTTGGGAGTCGTGACAGGCGTATGATACTCTTTTGGAGGTAGTATGGTTTTAACATCATGTATAATGAAGAGTTTGTAAATTTATTTGCTCTCAACAGATGGTCctccaatttttattttcatttttgaatCAAATGCATCGATTTCccttctctttattttatttttttttgggttgggggggtggggggtgggggggtggcGCAAGGAATGATGCAGAGCTAGGAGTCAACATTGGCATCAAGTCAACTCAAAGTGAAGACTAGTAAAGTCTCTGCTTTAGGTCCCAGAAAAATGTgggcttcaaaaaaaaaattaatagtaaatttataattttatttttgcttaaaaaatattgaagtttgtaggaaaaaaatgcacagtttttataaaaatgaatgaaagaaatactatttctttttttaaatagtaGATATATTTTAGACTTTAAATTAAACTACTCAAATCTTTATATTAATAAACAAAGTTTCTTACAAAAAACATTCATGGTAATGCATTCTAAAAACACGATTAACATCTTATTCACTTGAGTTAACCCTGACCAATATAAGTAATAACACTATAAGTATGAAAAAAGGCGACAATTTTTCTTTTGCCTATTTGTAATACATAGATTCTATTAAAACAATTAAGGTCTCTTATTAATTTTTGGTAAGTATTTGAGGGAGACTAAAAGTGCTCACTTTTGataaacttaaaggaccaaaactgttcaAGTGATACCTAagagactattttgaacct from Lycium ferocissimum isolate CSIRO_LF1 chromosome 2, AGI_CSIRO_Lferr_CH_V1, whole genome shotgun sequence includes:
- the LOC132047234 gene encoding uncharacterized protein LOC132047234, whose product is MDGFKHQSFFQDIKSRELNGYRVKRRPYISNESCDFNQIGAVAVDHNGFTPPPMALSFCKTSKNSHIVAVTDEGGYLSLFNTRVQFPSSSTHLQNAEKAKISEWVAHDNAIFDVCWIKEDTNILTASGDQSIKVWDAQGKQCVRSLMGHTGSVKSICPHPTNHDIIVSGSRDGSFALWDLRCSDSSSENLCIPSIASVHEAHISPCQRRTRRGKASAVSITSILYLKDEVSIASAGAVDSVIKFWDTRNLKCPVIQACPHPDVSAQKAQRYHGVSSLSQDLNGAFLSASCMDSRIYLYNVLQADKGPVKTFKGCKIESFFVKSAISPDAAHILSGSSDGNAYVWQVNKPLEDPIMLKGHDGEVTALDWCTSETGKVATSSDDFTVRFWNIHSSCYSNTRSPSSIRRRVTALSCMQRRKLFSSDEKPASIKNDTAGCDSNLTCHQDLPDPITVPEMSTPVSKKRKPLAVFEPQENIEKTPEAAKRSPSSVLNPPSSLRKTIRDYFAVTPSGLHSK